The following coding sequences are from one Microcoleus sp. bin38.metabat.b11b12b14.051 window:
- a CDS encoding transposase, giving the protein MITLEYKLKGKAKQYQIIDDMIRTAQFVRNKALRYWIDNQGVKLVDLYKQCAVMAKEFEWARKLNSMARQASAERVIFAVQRFFANCKAKKPGKKGYPQFKKHTRSVEYKTSGWKLSTDKRCLTFTDGFTAGTFKLVGSRDLHFYASSEIKRVRVVRRADGYYVQFCINVERTEEISPTGKAIGIDVGLNHFYTDSNSEAVPNPRPLRKSEKALKRAQRKVSRKKKGSSNRKKAINKLGRRHLKVSRQRKDFAIKTALYVVKSNDFVAYEDLQVRNMVKNHKLAKSISDAAWSQFAQWLQYFGKVYGKTVITVNPQYTSQDCSACGNRVKKSLSVRTHICGCGAVLDRDHNAALNILALGLKQAGIILNTVGHTEINAWGQNDLYSLVVIKQR; this is encoded by the coding sequence ATGATAACACTAGAGTACAAGTTAAAAGGCAAAGCAAAGCAGTATCAGATCATCGACGACATGATCAGGACTGCTCAGTTTGTCCGAAACAAAGCTCTTAGGTACTGGATTGACAATCAAGGAGTTAAGCTAGTTGACCTCTACAAACAATGCGCCGTGATGGCAAAAGAGTTTGAATGGGCAAGAAAACTTAACTCAATGGCACGCCAAGCTTCGGCTGAACGTGTCATTTTTGCTGTTCAACGTTTCTTCGCTAATTGTAAAGCGAAGAAGCCTGGAAAGAAAGGATATCCGCAGTTCAAGAAACATACTCGCTCAGTAGAATATAAGACATCAGGATGGAAGCTTTCTACCGACAAAAGATGCTTGACATTTACGGATGGTTTTACTGCGGGTACTTTCAAACTCGTTGGTAGTCGGGATCTACACTTCTACGCTTCGAGTGAAATCAAGCGAGTTAGGGTTGTACGTCGGGCTGATGGCTACTATGTTCAGTTTTGCATCAACGTAGAACGAACGGAGGAAATTAGCCCAACAGGTAAAGCCATTGGAATAGATGTTGGATTAAACCATTTCTATACCGATAGCAATAGCGAGGCCGTCCCGAATCCTCGCCCCCTGCGAAAAAGCGAAAAAGCTTTAAAGCGAGCGCAGCGAAAAGTCTCTAGGAAGAAGAAAGGTTCCAGTAATCGCAAAAAAGCGATTAACAAGTTAGGGAGAAGACACCTCAAAGTTAGTAGGCAGCGTAAAGACTTCGCCATAAAGACGGCGTTGTACGTAGTAAAATCTAACGATTTTGTAGCTTACGAAGATTTGCAGGTCCGGAACATGGTAAAGAACCATAAGCTCGCCAAATCGATTAGCGATGCAGCTTGGAGTCAGTTTGCTCAGTGGTTACAATACTTTGGGAAAGTGTACGGCAAAACAGTAATTACTGTTAATCCTCAGTACACTTCTCAAGATTGCTCAGCTTGTGGAAATAGAGTCAAAAAGTCGTTGTCGGTCAGGACACATATCTGTGGATGCGGTGCGGTATTAGACCGCGATCACAATGCCGCGCTGAACATTTTGGCCCTCGGGCTGAAACAGGCAGGAATCATTTTAAATACGGTGGGGCACACCGAAATTAACGCTTGGGGACAGAACGACCTCTACTCATTGGTGGTGATCAAACAGAGATAA
- a CDS encoding Na+/H+ antiporter subunit E: MIGSFILRLTIWFLLTADFTVQNIIIGIVIAFLLPRGNTPPESIKEWLSMLKKILIAIPIAYIEAVEIIIRPHNGEDMILERAKMKRSPIMIFLDVFLITFTPKTIVVTYNQEGCYEVHRILPGRENP; encoded by the coding sequence ATGATTGGAAGTTTCATATTGCGATTGACAATTTGGTTTTTGCTGACAGCGGATTTCACCGTACAAAATATCATCATTGGTATAGTAATCGCATTTCTCCTACCCCGCGGCAATACACCCCCGGAAAGCATAAAGGAATGGCTCAGTATGCTCAAAAAAATCCTGATTGCGATTCCAATAGCATACATTGAAGCCGTTGAAATTATCATCCGTCCCCATAACGGAGAAGACATGATTCTGGAACGGGCCAAAATGAAACGATCGCCAATCATGATATTTTTGGATGTATTCCTGATTACCTTTACCCCCAAAACAATTGTGGTGACATACAACCAAGAAGGCTGCTACGAAGTCCACCGGATTCTGCCGGGGAGGGAAAATCCATGA
- a CDS encoding cation:proton antiporter, whose protein sequence is MNIITIAWLTIPFFIGFVIYLLPKLDKYLALAVTFVSAGYALQLFLEKSPLKLKLLDNFGVEVVADQLGAYFILTNAIVTAAVIFYCWHSGKSAFFYSQMIILHGSIDATFICVDFISLYVALEVSGIAAFLLIAYPRTDRSLWVALRYLFVSNTAMLFYLVGAVLVYQKHNSFLFDGLKGAPPEALALIFLGLLLKGGIFVSGFWLPLTHSESETPVSALLSGIVIKASILPLLRCALVSEDIDTIVRIFGVGTALMGISYAIFEKDTKRMLAWSTISQLGFILAAPAVGGFYALAHGLVKSSLFLLAGSLPSRSLKELQSKAIDPTLWIALVIASLSISGFPLLAGFGTKVLTGKNLLPWQVIAMNIAAVGTAICFAKFIFIPRGEKQEVKPGLWPAVILLIGGLIVANIVYLDAYSIESIIKAVGTIAIGWLIYVLIIKRLAIKLPRAIEKFDHLVGVMTLTLIVLFWMALATGTNT, encoded by the coding sequence ATGAATATTATTACGATCGCTTGGCTGACCATACCATTTTTTATCGGGTTCGTCATTTATCTACTTCCCAAGCTTGACAAATATCTAGCCTTAGCAGTCACCTTTGTTTCGGCCGGCTATGCGCTACAACTATTTCTCGAAAAGTCGCCCCTCAAACTCAAGTTACTAGATAATTTCGGCGTTGAAGTAGTCGCAGATCAGTTAGGCGCTTACTTTATCTTGACAAATGCCATAGTAACTGCTGCCGTGATTTTCTACTGTTGGCACAGCGGTAAATCAGCCTTCTTTTACTCCCAGATGATTATTCTGCATGGCAGTATAGATGCTACCTTTATCTGTGTAGATTTTATCAGTTTATATGTAGCCTTAGAAGTCAGCGGGATTGCAGCTTTTCTGTTAATTGCCTATCCTCGCACCGATCGCTCTTTATGGGTAGCCTTGCGCTATCTATTTGTCAGCAACACCGCCATGCTATTTTATCTAGTGGGCGCAGTGCTAGTCTATCAAAAACATAATTCCTTTCTGTTTGACGGTTTAAAAGGTGCGCCACCAGAAGCTTTAGCCCTGATTTTTCTGGGATTGTTGCTCAAAGGCGGGATTTTTGTATCGGGATTCTGGCTGCCGCTAACTCACTCAGAATCAGAAACCCCAGTATCTGCCCTACTCTCAGGAATAGTCATCAAAGCAAGTATCTTACCTTTGTTGCGCTGTGCTTTGGTTTCGGAGGATATTGATACAATCGTCAGGATTTTTGGTGTAGGAACAGCTTTAATGGGAATATCCTATGCCATCTTTGAAAAAGATACCAAACGGATGCTGGCTTGGAGCACAATTTCCCAGTTAGGCTTTATTCTAGCAGCACCGGCAGTCGGCGGATTTTATGCGCTCGCTCACGGTTTAGTTAAATCTAGTCTCTTCTTACTTGCCGGTTCCTTACCAAGTCGCAGCCTCAAGGAACTACAATCAAAGGCGATCGATCCTACCCTGTGGATTGCCTTAGTTATCGCCAGTCTCTCGATTTCCGGCTTTCCCTTGTTGGCAGGCTTTGGGACAAAAGTGTTGACGGGAAAAAATCTCTTACCTTGGCAAGTCATCGCCATGAATATAGCCGCCGTAGGTACTGCTATATGCTTCGCCAAATTCATCTTTATACCTCGCGGAGAAAAACAAGAAGTCAAGCCCGGTTTGTGGCCCGCCGTCATCCTGTTAATTGGCGGGCTAATTGTCGCAAACATAGTCTACTTAGATGCTTATAGCATTGAAAGTATCATCAAAGCAGTGGGCACGATCGCGATTGGGTGGCTGATTTATGTTTTAATTATTAAACGGTTGGCGATCAAGCTGCCGCGTGCAATTGAGAAATTCGATCATCTAGTAGGTGTCATGACTCTAACCTTGATCGTACTATTTTGGATGGCATTAGCTACAGGAACCAACACTTAA
- a CDS encoding site-specific DNA-methyltransferase, which produces MTYTEEPNSVSSNNSDKIVSSEYRISFEQYTKEPDIQPLLMLGNALKILHQLPDSCIDFVMTSPPYWGKREYENGGIGLEKDYRDYVRNLADIVIEIKRVLKNKGSFWLNIGDSYQNKSLLGIPWHIAFELTEKQGWILRNSIIWNKVKSGMDNTKDRLGNVHENVFHFVKQPKYYYNADAIRSKPREAKVVNGAVVSATGVSGVRYKRQIELSTSLNQKEKVEAFEALEKMLADIAVGRISDFRMVIRGQQRATHSDSEKVSGRAKELRNKGFYFLRYHPKGSKPADVWDIIPEDTQKRYAHFAPYPEDLCLIPILATCPEGGIILDPFCGTGTTLVVARNLGRKSVGIDLSPQYLKLSRERCA; this is translated from the coding sequence TTGACATACACAGAAGAGCCAAACTCGGTGTCTTCAAACAATTCAGACAAGATAGTATCAAGTGAGTATCGAATATCTTTTGAGCAATATACCAAAGAACCAGATATCCAGCCTCTTTTAATGCTAGGAAACGCACTTAAAATACTGCATCAATTACCAGACTCATGTATTGATTTTGTGATGACTTCTCCCCCTTATTGGGGAAAGCGCGAGTACGAAAATGGAGGAATTGGTCTAGAAAAAGATTACCGTGATTATGTAAGAAACCTAGCAGATATTGTTATCGAAATCAAACGAGTCCTCAAAAATAAAGGGTCATTTTGGCTAAATATTGGTGATTCTTATCAGAATAAAAGTCTGCTGGGGATTCCGTGGCATATTGCATTTGAACTTACTGAAAAACAAGGTTGGATTCTTCGTAATAGCATTATTTGGAACAAAGTAAAGAGCGGTATGGATAACACAAAAGACCGTCTTGGTAATGTTCACGAAAATGTATTTCACTTTGTGAAGCAGCCGAAGTATTACTACAACGCAGATGCCATTAGATCAAAGCCACGGGAGGCAAAAGTCGTAAATGGAGCGGTCGTTTCTGCTACTGGGGTTTCTGGCGTGCGATATAAGCGCCAGATCGAACTATCTACCTCTTTGAATCAAAAGGAGAAGGTAGAAGCTTTTGAGGCGCTTGAGAAAATGCTCGCCGACATTGCTGTTGGGCGAATCTCCGATTTTCGGATGGTAATTCGTGGACAACAACGTGCGACGCACTCTGATAGTGAAAAAGTTTCTGGACGAGCCAAGGAACTTCGGAATAAGGGTTTTTATTTTCTTCGTTATCATCCGAAAGGAAGTAAACCCGCTGATGTTTGGGACATTATTCCTGAAGATACTCAGAAGAGGTATGCACACTTCGCTCCATACCCAGAAGACCTTTGCCTGATTCCGATTCTCGCTACCTGTCCAGAGGGCGGTATCATCCTCGATCCTTTTTGTGGTACAGGTACAACACTCGTTGTAGCCCGAAATCTCGGCAGAAAATCTGTCGGTATAGACCTTTCACCCCAGTATCTCAAATTATCACGAGAAAGGTGTGCATGA
- a CDS encoding NADH-quinone oxidoreductase subunit K translates to MLEAFVFGTVLCGFFGIILKKNLVMKIVSMDVMSTGVIAYYVVVASLNGLFTPIMGDVKNRAFADPVPQGIILTAIVIGFSIQALMLVGVMKLARDNPTLEASEIEKNNTP, encoded by the coding sequence GTGTTAGAAGCCTTCGTATTTGGCACAGTATTGTGCGGTTTTTTTGGTATCATCCTTAAAAAGAACCTGGTGATGAAGATCGTCTCTATGGACGTGATGAGTACCGGTGTAATTGCCTATTATGTCGTCGTGGCATCCCTCAATGGCTTGTTCACGCCAATTATGGGAGATGTCAAAAATAGAGCTTTCGCCGATCCAGTCCCCCAAGGAATCATCTTAACTGCGATCGTCATCGGCTTTTCGATTCAAGCCCTGATGCTGGTGGGTGTAATGAAGCTAGCACGGGATAATCCCACATTGGAAGCCAGCGAGATCGAGAAAAATAACACCCCGTAA
- a CDS encoding monovalent cation/H(+) antiporter subunit G, with amino-acid sequence MIDLLSYLFIGVGIVFWFWGTSHLIGKRSVLFKLHSLSVADTLGSILIVIGLLIKIPSRWPLLTLAILSLAIWNTMLGYVIAHCSSEEAENQTEFPTETL; translated from the coding sequence ATGATTGATCTGTTGAGTTATCTGTTTATCGGCGTAGGAATAGTCTTCTGGTTTTGGGGGACTTCTCACCTAATCGGCAAGCGATCGGTATTATTTAAGTTACACAGTCTTTCGGTTGCAGATACCTTGGGTTCGATCCTAATCGTGATCGGGCTGCTGATCAAAATACCTAGTAGATGGCCACTGCTAACTTTGGCAATTCTTTCCTTAGCAATTTGGAATACCATGCTGGGATATGTGATAGCACACTGTTCGAGTGAAGAGGCAGAAAATCAGACGGAGTTCCCCACAGAGACATTATGA
- a CDS encoding NotI family restriction endonuclease encodes MNKVNELFGHSTGKRSENWQQIVEKQQCPFLGKKCYKVRKSDPDISIGTCTVLYGRPLEPILICPTRLIDRRQIFTDCFHLLTTHEPGNELHIVPEISIPGGSVDYFLVSTKDGKVKDFVGIELQTIDTTGTVWPERQRLLKEFGIDRNDEAEKSNKPYGMNWKMTAKTTLVQMHHKIQTFEHINKKLVLVIQDKLLAYMEREFNFSHLKNPAAIGDSMHFHAYLMNKQSDESYRLVMQSRLSTDADGIGMCLGLQVEARVELEQILLALQGKLSQSTLFVPV; translated from the coding sequence ATGAATAAAGTTAATGAACTATTCGGGCACTCCACAGGAAAACGCAGTGAAAATTGGCAGCAAATTGTTGAAAAACAGCAGTGTCCTTTTCTAGGTAAAAAGTGTTACAAGGTTAGGAAAAGCGATCCAGACATATCAATAGGTACGTGCACAGTTCTCTACGGGCGACCTCTAGAACCAATACTTATTTGTCCAACTCGACTGATCGATAGACGCCAGATTTTTACTGACTGCTTTCATTTGCTCACTACTCATGAACCCGGAAATGAGCTACATATAGTCCCGGAGATTTCTATTCCAGGTGGAAGCGTAGATTACTTTCTAGTTTCTACTAAAGATGGCAAAGTTAAAGACTTTGTGGGAATCGAGCTTCAAACTATTGATACTACTGGCACGGTATGGCCAGAACGGCAACGTTTACTTAAAGAATTTGGCATTGACAGAAATGATGAAGCTGAGAAGTCTAATAAGCCCTATGGTATGAATTGGAAAATGACCGCAAAAACAACTTTAGTACAGATGCATCATAAAATTCAAACATTCGAGCATATCAACAAGAAACTTGTTTTGGTCATTCAGGACAAACTTCTCGCTTATATGGAACGGGAGTTTAACTTTTCCCATCTCAAAAATCCGGCTGCCATCGGTGATTCAATGCACTTTCACGCATATCTGATGAATAAGCAATCAGATGAATCATATAGGCTGGTTATGCAATCGAGACTAAGCACAGACGCGGACGGGATTGGTATGTGTCTCGGTCTTCAAGTTGAAGCAAGAGTTGAGCTAGAACAAATTCTTCTGGCTCTTCAAGGAAAACTCTCTCAGTCAACACTTTTTGTTCCAGTATAG
- a CDS encoding DUF5615 family PIN-like protein, whose product MLLDEDSQAKYLVNLLQSVGHDVATVNTLDLMNRPDSVVLDAARQNERVLLTRNCDDFHQLHQANPKHSGILAVYQDSEASKNMSYQAIVKAIDNLETAEYDLKNQFVVLNQWSY is encoded by the coding sequence ATGCTGCTTGATGAAGATTCTCAAGCAAAGTATTTGGTCAATCTTCTTCAATCCGTCGGTCACGATGTAGCTACAGTCAATACACTGGATTTAATGAATCGTCCAGATTCAGTTGTGCTAGATGCTGCGAGGCAAAATGAGAGAGTGCTGCTGACACGGAATTGTGATGACTTTCACCAATTGCATCAAGCAAACCCAAAACATTCAGGAATTTTGGCAGTTTATCAAGATTCCGAGGCTTCCAAGAACATGAGTTATCAGGCGATAGTCAAGGCAATTGATAATTTAGAAACAGCAGAATATGACCTCAAAAATCAGTTTGTTGTTCTCAATCAATGGAGTTATTAA
- a CDS encoding DUF433 domain-containing protein yields the protein MTTAVSIDIGTLIARTPGLHGGCPHIVGKGVTVRRIVTWYKRGLNAEEICDRVGHLTLAEIYAALTYYHANTAEIEADLLHQASEAKRLEALHNKSGQKA from the coding sequence ATGACAACAGCAGTCTCGATCGACATTGGTACACTGATCGCACGCACCCCCGGACTGCACGGCGGATGTCCTCACATCGTCGGCAAAGGTGTCACCGTTCGGCGAATTGTCACTTGGTACAAACGCGGACTTAACGCTGAAGAAATTTGCGATCGCGTCGGACATCTCACCCTCGCCGAAATCTACGCCGCACTCACCTACTACCATGCCAATACCGCAGAAATCGAAGCCGATTTGCTCCATCAAGCATCAGAGGCTAAGCGTCTAGAAGCTCTGCACAACAAGTCGGGTCAAAAAGCATGA
- a CDS encoding ABC transporter substrate-binding protein, with amino-acid sequence MRYLPFTNSDRADRQLPAPKPKLGIKPTFFSLCAIALTLTFVLNACTFGHNQSLKPLRVGITSWVGFDVVLYAQASELFKQRGLKVEFVRFDNQQDSSRAVMSDRLDAAFISVWDVMQVDADNRQPVVLMTTNISAGSDGIVAKPEINSLENLRGKRVGAKLGTVNHLILLEALKAHQIKPADVQILDYSNEVAAQKLSSEDIDAAILWQPLLGETAKTINGNVIYTTKQVDSLVIDIFMSNDRTVKAKQAELTQFILAWFDVMHAVETKPNQVFEVVAKKLGQSSASFASDYAGLKKGDIAMNQRMFQTNGRLSSAKTQIIQLLKADPRHGRVIRQDVKIDGSLVSKAMEVWKP; translated from the coding sequence GTGAGATACCTGCCCTTCACAAATAGCGATCGAGCCGATCGCCAACTCCCAGCACCAAAGCCAAAATTAGGCATCAAACCAACCTTTTTCAGTTTATGTGCGATCGCACTTACCCTGACATTTGTCCTGAATGCCTGTACTTTCGGACACAACCAATCGCTGAAGCCTTTGCGGGTAGGAATCACAAGCTGGGTGGGATTTGATGTTGTACTTTACGCTCAAGCCTCAGAACTCTTCAAACAACGAGGACTCAAGGTGGAATTTGTGCGATTTGATAACCAACAAGATTCTAGTCGCGCGGTGATGAGCGACCGATTAGATGCAGCATTTATTTCTGTTTGGGATGTGATGCAAGTCGATGCAGATAATCGACAGCCTGTGGTTTTAATGACGACCAATATTTCTGCTGGTTCTGATGGAATTGTCGCCAAACCAGAAATTAACTCACTAGAAAATTTGCGAGGAAAACGAGTCGGCGCCAAGCTGGGAACTGTCAATCATTTAATTTTGTTAGAAGCATTGAAGGCTCATCAAATCAAACCTGCTGATGTGCAGATTCTTGATTATTCTAATGAAGTAGCAGCCCAAAAACTTAGTTCAGAAGACATAGACGCCGCCATTCTGTGGCAACCACTGCTCGGAGAAACGGCTAAAACTATCAATGGTAATGTGATTTATACCACCAAACAAGTGGACAGCCTGGTGATTGATATTTTCATGTCCAATGACAGAACAGTGAAAGCGAAACAAGCAGAACTAACGCAGTTTATTTTGGCTTGGTTTGATGTGATGCACGCTGTTGAAACCAAGCCGAATCAAGTATTTGAAGTGGTAGCAAAAAAACTTGGACAAAGCAGTGCATCCTTTGCCAGTGATTATGCTGGGCTGAAAAAAGGAGATATTGCCATGAATCAGCGGATGTTCCAGACAAATGGTCGGCTAAGTTCGGCAAAAACCCAAATTATCCAACTGCTAAAAGCAGATCCGCGTCACGGTAGGGTGATTCGGCAAGATGTGAAGATTGATGGCTCACTTGTCAGCAAAGCAATGGAGGTATGGAAGCCATGA
- a CDS encoding MAE_28990/MAE_18760 family HEPN-like nuclease, whose protein sequence is MKEFIRDFNRRVAEIQKYFELVDKIEGISALSAKSIVFPSGEYIVDSEIQKILQSHCYLLLYNLVESSIRNGITAIHDVILIDGLTYKDLSPKIKRLWLLNDKSKSFRDSSVKKDSVADNLQELIKSVLDDEIVSLDPSNIPISGNLDAKTIKELIDMYGFFGNLGVPSREIDEILNFVVKIRCDLAHGNVSFSDASSQILWSKLVDDKDKLVKYLTHMLNNIDDYIEKKKYRI, encoded by the coding sequence ATGAAAGAGTTTATCAGAGACTTTAACAGGCGAGTGGCAGAAATCCAGAAATATTTTGAGTTAGTAGATAAAATTGAAGGCATTAGTGCATTGTCTGCTAAATCGATCGTTTTCCCATCAGGTGAATATATTGTTGATAGCGAGATTCAAAAAATCTTGCAGTCTCATTGTTATTTGCTATTATACAATCTCGTTGAATCTTCTATTAGAAATGGTATAACTGCAATTCATGATGTTATTTTAATCGATGGATTAACTTACAAAGATTTAAGTCCGAAAATAAAGAGATTGTGGTTGCTGAACGATAAAAGTAAAAGTTTCAGAGACTCATCTGTCAAAAAGGATAGTGTAGCTGACAATCTTCAGGAATTAATTAAATCGGTTTTGGATGATGAGATAGTTTCGTTAGATCCATCTAATATTCCCATATCGGGAAATTTGGATGCTAAAACTATTAAAGAGCTTATAGATATGTACGGGTTTTTTGGAAATTTAGGAGTTCCGAGTAGAGAAATAGATGAAATTCTGAATTTTGTGGTTAAGATACGATGCGATTTGGCACATGGGAATGTTTCTTTTAGTGATGCTTCGAGTCAAATACTTTGGAGCAAGTTAGTTGACGATAAAGATAAATTGGTAAAATATTTAACTCATATGCTGAATAATATTGATGATTACATTGAAAAGAAGAAATACAGAATCTAG
- a CDS encoding Na(+)/H(+) antiporter subunit B, producing the protein MKWVYIAAGIVLYIKMLFLANPSSGLSGLAIVELIVKDSGIPNVVSAIIFRNRLYDTIFEVVVFTIAIMGANFLLATERPSCTIYQFTDQPSIVLARLGATISALVSIELSLRGHLTPGGGFAAGVAGGTAIGLVAITSSSEWMQRIYERSHAATWEKISVLVFVVLSAITLCGYELPHGQFGALVSGGVVPLLNILVAVKVALGSWAVVLIFIRYRGLL; encoded by the coding sequence ATGAAATGGGTTTACATTGCGGCGGGGATAGTGCTTTACATTAAAATGCTATTTTTAGCCAATCCATCGTCAGGTTTATCAGGTTTGGCGATCGTAGAATTGATTGTCAAGGATAGTGGAATTCCGAATGTAGTATCGGCGATTATTTTCCGCAATCGCCTTTATGACACGATTTTTGAAGTGGTGGTATTTACGATCGCCATTATGGGCGCTAATTTTCTATTAGCCACCGAAAGACCATCCTGCACAATATATCAGTTTACCGATCAACCTTCGATTGTGTTAGCCCGTTTAGGAGCGACTATTTCGGCTTTGGTGAGTATTGAATTGTCACTGCGGGGCCATTTGACTCCCGGAGGCGGTTTTGCGGCCGGTGTAGCGGGGGGAACTGCGATCGGTTTGGTGGCGATTACTTCCTCATCCGAGTGGATGCAGCGGATTTATGAGCGATCGCACGCAGCAACTTGGGAGAAGATTTCAGTATTGGTGTTTGTGGTGTTATCTGCGATCACTTTGTGTGGGTACGAATTGCCGCACGGACAATTTGGGGCTTTGGTGAGTGGTGGTGTGGTTCCTCTGTTGAATATTTTGGTGGCTGTAAAGGTGGCTTTGGGCTCATGGGCGGTGGTATTGATTTTTATTCGCTACCGCGGTTTGTTGTGA
- a CDS encoding DUF5615 family PIN-like protein, with product MSEIRLYLDEDSQDQSLLRALRARQVDVTTVNETQTEGLIDEEQLRLAATQSRVLYSHNIGDFCQLHNEFLAREESHAGIALLSQEYSVGEQVRAILELTANKTAEEMVNQLEFLGKYLKNG from the coding sequence ATGAGTGAAATCCGGCTTTATCTAGATGAAGACTCGCAAGATCAGTCTCTACTGCGAGCATTACGAGCGCGTCAAGTTGATGTCACAACCGTCAACGAAACTCAAACAGAAGGGTTAATAGACGAAGAACAACTTCGGTTAGCTGCGACTCAAAGTAGAGTCTTGTACAGTCACAATATTGGAGACTTTTGCCAGTTACATAACGAGTTCCTCGCCAGAGAAGAATCTCATGCTGGCATTGCACTGCTTTCACAAGAATATTCTGTCGGTGAGCAAGTTCGAGCTATTCTGGAACTAACTGCTAATAAAACAGCAGAGGAAATGGTGAACCAGCTAGAGTTTTTGGGTAAATATTTGAAAAACGGCTAG
- a CDS encoding ATP-binding protein — MSDEVKEKIFDHQFTSKAVGKSTGLGLVIAYAIVVDTHGGTLEVNSTPGNGAEFAIAIPLKAKPKTVASSQQLINVDA; from the coding sequence ATGAGTGATGAAGTAAAAGAGAAAATCTTCGACCATCAGTTTACCAGTAAGGCAGTTGGTAAAAGCACAGGTTTAGGATTGGTAATTGCTTACGCCATTGTGGTTGACACACATGGTGGGACTCTGGAGGTAAATTCAACTCCCGGTAACGGTGCAGAGTTTGCGATCGCAATACCTCTGAAAGCCAAGCCGAAAACAGTTGCTTCATCTCAACAGCTAATTAATGTTGATGCGTGA
- a CDS encoding DUF4040 domain-containing protein: MNDDSYIYILTALLPLAACMVVVQVNPYYALVIRGILGAIAALIYSVFGAADVALTEALMGTMLAITLYAVAVRSSLVMRLGVLEEETVESDGDVLKVELTVESPRDFNSLMKDFRRIFSKYYLRIEVVPFTCQEALHRALMEKEIHASCVPVLDSDAAGEAETKHYRTVTRIQRLYDIMQAEISSINTSLTYKNATDLAEDNQ, from the coding sequence ATGAATGACGATAGCTATATCTATATCTTAACTGCACTGTTGCCCTTGGCTGCTTGTATGGTAGTAGTTCAGGTTAATCCCTACTATGCCCTAGTCATTCGCGGCATATTAGGCGCAATAGCCGCATTGATATATTCCGTTTTTGGGGCGGCAGATGTGGCTTTGACGGAAGCCTTGATGGGTACGATGCTGGCAATCACGCTATATGCAGTGGCGGTGCGATCGTCCTTGGTGATGCGTTTGGGCGTGTTGGAAGAGGAGACAGTCGAGTCGGATGGCGATGTTTTGAAGGTAGAGCTGACAGTAGAGAGTCCCCGCGATTTTAACTCATTGATGAAGGATTTTCGCCGAATTTTTAGCAAGTATTATCTCCGCATTGAGGTAGTACCTTTCACCTGTCAGGAGGCTTTACATCGCGCCTTGATGGAAAAAGAAATTCATGCAAGTTGTGTGCCTGTGCTAGATAGCGATGCAGCAGGTGAGGCTGAAACCAAACATTATCGAACTGTGACGAGAATTCAACGGCTTTATGACATCATGCAAGCCGAGATTTCATCAATAAATACCAGTCTGACTTACAAAAATGCTACGGATTTAGCGGAGGATAATCAATGA